The DNA region TTGCCCCACAACAATCAAAGCTTGTGGCTAGAATGAGAGGGTGCTGAGCGACTCCCTTCCCGACCTTCGGGCCCTCGAGCTGCTCGAAGCGGTCGAGCGCACGAGTTCACTCACGCTCGCGGCAGCCGAACTCGGTGTCACGCAACAGGCGGTGTCGCTGCGCCTACGACGACTCGAACAGCGACTCGGTCGTAGTCTCGTTCTTCGTTCATCGCGCTCGTCACACCTCACGCCCGCCGGTGAGGAGCTCATGGCGCTCGCCCGCCCCGTACTCGAGGCAGCCCGCGCGATGGATCGCGACGTGACGGCCTGGCTCGCAGCCGACACCAGGCTTGAACTCGCAGCGAGCCTCACGATCGCCGAATACTTCTTACCGACGTGGATCAGCGCCTTCGTGAAAGCCGGCCACGACTCGCAACACCTGAGATCGCGTGCCACGAACACGCGTGAGGTGATCCGCCTCGTCTCAGATGAAGAGGTGCAACTGGGCTTCGTCGAGGGCGCGGCTCCCCCACCCGGTCTCAGGTATCGCTTTCTCGCCGACGACGAGCTCTCGGTGTATGTCTCGCCTGATCACCCCTGGGCCGAATCGCGACGCATCAGCGGATGGACCCTCGCGAAGACCCCGCTCGTGACCCGCGAAGAAGGTTCGGGCTGTAGAGCGGTGGTTGCCCGCGCGCTCACCGAACATGGCGTCGATCGCACGCTCCTCGTGCAGCCAGCTCTCGAACTCGCGAGCAATACCGCCGTGCTCGAGTCGGCAGCGGCGAACGTTGCCCCTGCGGTCATCAGCACCTGCACAGCGGTTGGCTACCTCGAGAAAAGACGGCTCGTGCGGGTGCGAGTCGATCGAGTGAGTTTTCGCCGGCAGCTCGGTGCGATCTGGAAACAGGGTTCGCAGCCACCCGGTTTTGCCGCGAGAGCGTTTCTCGAGACCGCGCGAAGCATCGAAAAAGCCCCGGCTGCTCAGCTTCACTGAAAACAGGCCGGGCTCCCTCGGTACATCGTTTACGGCAGGGTGACTCTGCCGCGCAGCTCTGAGACGTTTTGCGCGCCCATGAGTTGCATGGTGCGCACCGCCTCTGCCCGCATGATGTCAAACATCTTGTCGACCCCGCGCTCTCCCCCGGCCATGAGCCCGTAGAGGTACGCACGACCGACCATCGCGGCGGTCGCTCCGAGGCCTACCGCCGCAAGCACGTCGGCACCAGAGAGAATGCCGGTGTCGATGTAGATCTCGGCACGCTCGTTGACCGCCTCTGCGACGTATGGCAGCAGTTCGAGCGGTGTTGGTGCGCGGTCGAGCTGACGCCCGCCATGGTTCGAGACGACCATGCCGTCGACGCCCAAATCGAGCACGCGACGTGCGTCTTCGACCGACTGGATGCCCTTGATGACGAGCTTGCCCTCCCACTCATCGCGTAGCCACTGAACGTCGTTCATGCTGAGCGCTGGGTCGAACATCTGCCCCACAAGCTCAGCGACGGTGCCGTTGAACGAACGGAACGAGGCAAACTCGATCGGTTCGGTCGTGAGCACATTGCCCCACCACTGCGGGTAGAGCGCGAAGTCGATCATCGTCTTGAGGCTGAGCGTCGGCGGAATCGTGAGGCCGTTACGCTCGTCACGCAGGCGGTTGCCAGCGACGGGGGTATCGACGGTGAGCACGAGCGTGTCGTAGCCCGCCTTTCGCACCTCGTCGATGAGCTGGCGCGATGCTTCGCGATCCTTCCAGAGGTAGAGCTGGAACCAGTTGTTGCCGTCGGGCACCTCGGTGACGAGCTCTGCCGGTGAGGTCGTGCCCATCGTTGAGAGCGAGTACGGAACCCCTGCCCTGGCCGCTGAGCGAGCGACCGCGACCTCTCCCTCGTGCTGCATCATGCGGGTGAACCCGGTTGGCGCGAGGATGAGCGGGAACGCGGCAGGCTTGCCGAGAATGGTCGTTTCGGTGCTCACGTCAGAGACGTCGTGCAGCACCCGCGGCATAAATTCGACCTTTTGAAACGTGGATCGGGCGCGAGCAATACTGACCTCGCCCTCGGCGGCGCCGTGCACGTAGTCGAATACCGAGCGTGGCGTGCGGCGGCGTGCGATCTTAGCGAGGTCCTTGACCGTGAGCGCCTGGCTGAGGCGACGCTCGGTCGCGTTGAACTTTGGCTTCTTGAACTCGAGATACGACGAGATATCGCTCCACTTGGGAACGCTGCGGCGAATGTTGCGTGGAGACTGGCTGCCAGTCATGATGCGGTGGTACCTCCCGTACCGAGATATGCCTGAATGATGCTGTCGTCGGCGAGTAGGTCTCGGGCCGAGCCCGAACGAACGACCTCGCCGTTTTGCAGAATGTGGCCGTCGTTTGCCGCCTGCAGCGCCCTTCGGGCGTTCTGCTCGACGAGCACCACGGTCGAACCCGAGGCTCGAATCTCTTCGATCACCTTGAACACCTCGTCGACGATTTTTGGAGCGAGACCCATCGAGGGCTCGTCCATGAGAATGAGGTGCGGCTTCGTGAGCATGGCTCGCGCGATCGCGAGCATCTGCTGCTCGCCTCCCGAGAGTGATCCGGCTGCGAGGTGACGGCGTTCGCCGAGCACCGGGAAGCGCTCGAACATCTCGCCGATGGCCTGTGCCGAGCCCTTACGGTGGTTCTTCGCACCAAGCTGCATGTTCTCTTCGATCGTGAGGGTGCTGAGAATCTGACGACCTTCTGGTACCTGCACGAGCCCCTGCTTCACGAGCTTGTGGGCGGAGGTGCGAGTGATGTTGCGCCCCTCGAAGGTGATGCTGCCGCCCGAGGGCTTCAGCATGCCGGTGATGGCGTTGATGATTGACGATTTGCCGGCGCCGTTGGCACCAACGAGCGTCACGAGGGTGCCCTCGGCAACGTCGAACGAGACGCCGCGCACGGCCTGCACCTTGCCGTATGAAACGGCGAGGTCTTTCACACTGAGAATCGGTTCGCTCATTCTGAGACCGCCTCCCCACTTTCCTGCTTAGCGTCATCGTCTTCGGTTGCTGCGCCGAGGTACGCCTCGATCACACGCTCGTCGGCGGCGATCTCTTCTGGAGTGCCGCTCGCGAGCATCTTGCCGAAGTTGAGCACGGCGATGTGGTTACAGGTACCGAGCACCATGCCCACGTTGTGCTCAATGAAGATGACCGTGAGGCCGTCTGCCGCAAGCTGCGTGATGAGTGCCGAGAGTCCCTCGGCCTCAACGTGGTTCATCCCGGCGGCGGGCTCGTCAAGAATGAGTACCGATGGATCGGCCGCGAGAGCGCGGGCGATCTCGAGGCGACGCTGATCGCCGTACGAGAGTGCCCCGGCTTCGACGTTGGCCTTGTCGAGCAGACCGACCTTGTCGAGGCAACGTGCTGCGTGAGCGAGAGCAATCTGCTCGTCGCGCTTCGCCGACGGCAGCCAGATGAGGCGGCGCAGGAAAGTCGGTTTAGCGATGAGGTGCGTACCGATCAGCACGTTCTCGAGCGCGCTCAACCGGTTGAACAGTTTCGAGTGCTGGAACGTCCGGGTAAGGCCTGCAGCAGCAACCTTGTGCACCGGGGTCTTCGAGATGTCGACGCCGAGCACCGTAGCGGTGCCAGAGGTCGGTGGAATAAGGCCCGAAATCATGTTCACGAGCGTCGTCTTGCCAGCGCCGTTGGGGCCAATAAGGCCCACGACGTCGCCGCTTCGCACCGTGAGGTCAACGCCCTGCACGGCGTGAACGCCGCCGTACTCTTTGGCAAGGCCCTTCAGCTCGATGACGGTCTCACCGGCCTTGGGGTGCTCGCGAAGTGCGAGGCCCTCGGCGTTGATGGTCTTGAGAGCCTCGACGTCGATCTTCTGCTTACGGCGCGGCACGAGGCTCGCGATGCCGCCTGGCAGGTACAGGATGACGATGAGCAGGAGCAAGCCCGAGATAAACGGCCTGATCCACCCCGCATCGATGCCGATCATGCGCTGCACCTCTGGCAGCATCGTCTGGAAACCGCTGCCGAGCAGCGGGCCGAAGAAGTTCGTGGTGCCGCCAACGACCGCCGTCACGAGGCCGTCAATTGCGGTGCTGAACCCAAAGTCTTCTGGGGCTACGAGGCGCATGTAGAAGGCCCAGAGCACGCCGTAGAGGCCCGCGATCGCGCCTGCGGCGATGAAGGCCGAGAGACGGTGACGACCAACGTCGATGCCAATAGCGCGGGCAGCGAGTTCGTCTTCACGAATCGCCTCGAGTGCGCGCCCGTAGCGCGAGCGGCCCTGGCGCCAGAACCAGTATGCAACGAGTGCGAGGATGACCCAAGCGATGGTCGGGGTAAGGATCTTGGGCACCTGGATGCCCTGTGCACCGCCTGTCCACTCCTGGTTCAGGATGAAGATACGAATGGCCTCGGCAAAGCCGAGAGTAGCGATCGCGAGGAAGACCCCGCGCAAGTGCATCGTGGGAAGGCCGAGAATGGTTGCCGCGAGTGCGCCAACGACCATGCCCACGGCGATGGCAAAGAGGAGCGTCGGGATGGTTCCCCACGTCGTGGGAGCAGGCGTAATCGCGGCCGCCGTGAAGGCAGCGATGCCCGCGAAGCCCGCCTGGCCGAGGCTCAGCTGGCCGGCAACGAGCACGGCGTAGAACGAGAAGGCAAAGATCGCGTTGAGCGCGATGAAAACGAGAACTGATTCGCTGATCATTAGACTTCACGCACCTTCTTCTTGCCGAACAGCCCCTGCGGGCGCAGGAGAAGAATGATGAAGAGCAACGCGAAGGCAATGAGGTCGCGCCAGCTCGAACCGAAGTACTGAATCGCAAACACCTCGGCGATGCCGAGAATGAGACCACCGGCGAGAGCGCCAGGCAGCGATCCCATGCCACCAAGAATGATCACGGCGAGCCCCTTGAGCTCGATTGAGCTGCCCATTGAGAGCTGGGCACTGTTGACGTTGAGTGCGAAGAGCACACCAGCAACTGCACCGAGTGCCGACGAGATGGCGAAGGTGGTCGCGGTGACGCGGTCGACGCTGATGCCGAGCACGCGTGCCGCGGTCGGGTTCTCGGCGACCGCGCGCATTGAGCGCCCGAGTGATGAACGCTGCACGAGAATCGTGAGCGCGATCACGAGGCCAATCGAGATCGCAAGGATCGCGATTTGAAGGTAGGTCGCGCTCGCCCCAAACACCTCGATGCTGCCCTCAGGGACTGTGCCCTGAGGAAAGCGCCGGGTGTTTGGGCCGAACACGGCCTGCAGCAGTGCGACGATCATGCCGCTCATGGCGATTGACGCGATGAGGCCGGCGAAGTGGGCGTCGGCTCGGTTTTTGAGGGGCCGAAACGCGAAGCGTTCAATGATGAGGCCGAGAATGGCGCCGAACACGAACACGATAAGCATGATGACCCAAATAGAGAGTTCAAGCTTTTCGGCGATGCCGATGCCCACGAATGCCGAGGCGGCAAAGACGGCTGGGTGTGCCAGGTTCAGTCGATCCAGGATGCCAAACACCAGGGTAAACCCAATGGCAAAGAGCGCATAGATCGAGCCGATAAACACACCGTTTAACAGCTGCTGCATGAGAAGTAGATTCCTAGGTAGTGAAGGGTTAGTTCAACACCGCAAACGTGCCGTCTTTGACGATCTGCACGACGGCTGGGTGCTCTGCATCGCGATTCGCGTTGAAGCTCACCTCACCGAGAGGGGTTGAAACGTTCTTGAGTGCGCCGAGGCTCTGCTGAAGGGTGTCGCGCTCGGCCGAGCACTCGCTACGAATTGCAGCGTCATAGAGCTTCAGGCCGGTGTATGCCTGTGCCGCAAACTGGTCTGGCTGGTGGCCAAACTTTGCTTCGAACGCTGCGAGGAACTCTTGGTTTTCAGGGGTATCTGAAGCCGAGTTCCAAGCCGCACCTACAATAACACCCTCGGCAGCCTCGCCGCCGTCCTGCATGAGCAGTGGGTTGTTGAAGCCGTTGCCACCGACGATCGGTGCATCGATGCCTGCCTCGCGTGCCTGAGTGACGAGCGGAATTGCGGCCTCGATGAGCGCCGAAACGATGAGCGCGTCGGGCTTTTCGGCCTGGGCTGCCGTGAGCAGGCTCCTAAAGTCGGTATCGTTCGCCGAGAAAGTGAGGGTGTCGAGCACCTCGATGCCCTGATCTTCGAGCGCCTCGGCCATGACCTTGTAGCCCGACTCAGTGAAGGCGTCGTCGTTGCTGTACATGACAACGACCTTCTTGATGTCGTTTTCAGCAACCGCTGCCTCGATGGTCTGCGGAATAACCTGTGCCTCGGTGAGCGAATCACGGAACACGTACTCGCCCATGTCGGTTACGCCCGAAGCCGTGGTCGATATGCCCATAACTGGCATGCCCGCGTCCTGAGCCACTGGCATCGCCTGGAATGCGGTGTTCGAAAGTGTTGGGCCGAGAACGCCGCTGGCGCCCTTCTTGACGAGGTCTTCCATGACGCTAATCGCCTGGCGTGGCTCGCTCGCGTCGTCTTCAATCTCAACCTTGTAATCGATGCCACCCTGCTCGGTGAGCTCTTCAAGGGCGAGATCAATGCCCTTCTTCTGCGACTCGCCGTAGCTCGCTGCTCCGCCGGTGAGGCTGAGCGCTGCGCCAAGGGTCACGGGAGCGTCAATCGTGCACTGGTCTCCGCTGCCGGTACCAACGAGCTCGCCTGAGCCAGCCGTGTCGTTTGAGCTGCTGCAACCAGAAAGCACGAGCGCTGCGGCAGAAGCCAAAGCGACCGTGCGAAGGGTGTTTTTCATCATAATGATCTCCGTTGAAATGGGTTTCTTTTGTGGATCTTCGTTGGTCCTCAGACAAATTGTTCCACAGTTGTGCACCACTCACAATTTCTCTTTTCGGTCATTGGCGCGTCGTGCGCAACACCCGGAGGGCATCAAGCCGTGCGAGTATGGTGACGAACAAACGGCAGAATGGCCGTTACCGTCACTTGAGAAGGGGCCAGCGTGATCGCACAGCAGCACTCATTCACGACCGAAGTTCGTTGGCAAGGCGCCCCCATGCGAGCCTCTGAACGGCGATTCTCGCGCAAGCACGTTATAGAAGCCGAGGGCTTGGACTCGATCGAAGCGTCAGCTGCACGGGTGTTTCACGGAGATGCCGATCGCTGGAACCCAGAGCTGCTCCTCATCTCGGCCGTGGCCGAGTGTCACATGATGACCTTCTTGTTTCTCGCGAAACGTGAGGGGCTCGAGATAGTCGACTACCAGTGCCGCGCCGAGGGCACCCTCTCGATCGATCCCGATGGAGTGGGTGGCGAGTTCGCCGAGATCGCCCTCTTCCCCGTCGTGAGCTTTAGAGATCGAGCAGAAGCTGGCACGGGCGATGAAGCAACGATCATCGGGCTCCACACCGAGGTCGAGAAGTACTGTTTCATCGCCCGCTCGGTGAAGGCTCCCATCACCGTTCATCCTTCGCAGCGAGCGGTCGCCGAATAGCAGAGCGCTCCCGCCCCTTGGGGCTTCACTCCCTCGGGTTTAGCTCGTGAGTGATGCGCTCACCGCTCCGGCTGCTTTGAGGAGCGCGTCGGGCGCGATCTCAAGGTCGAGCCCCCTCCTGCCTCCTGAGACAAATACGGTTGGCCAGTCGTTCGCGCTCTCGTCGACCACGATTCGCATGGGCTGCCGATGCCCGAAAGGGCTCACGCCACCGAGAACGTAACCGCTTCGACGCTCGGCATCGGCGGACGCGGCGAGATCCGCCTTCTTTGCTCCGAGCGCA from Leucobacter sp. UCMA 4100 includes:
- a CDS encoding branched-chain amino acid ABC transporter permease, whose protein sequence is MQQLLNGVFIGSIYALFAIGFTLVFGILDRLNLAHPAVFAASAFVGIGIAEKLELSIWVIMLIVFVFGAILGLIIERFAFRPLKNRADAHFAGLIASIAMSGMIVALLQAVFGPNTRRFPQGTVPEGSIEVFGASATYLQIAILAISIGLVIALTILVQRSSLGRSMRAVAENPTAARVLGISVDRVTATTFAISSALGAVAGVLFALNVNSAQLSMGSSIELKGLAVIILGGMGSLPGALAGGLILGIAEVFAIQYFGSSWRDLIAFALLFIILLLRPQGLFGKKKVREV
- a CDS encoding LysR family transcriptional regulator; translation: MLSDSLPDLRALELLEAVERTSSLTLAAAELGVTQQAVSLRLRRLEQRLGRSLVLRSSRSSHLTPAGEELMALARPVLEAARAMDRDVTAWLAADTRLELAASLTIAEYFLPTWISAFVKAGHDSQHLRSRATNTREVIRLVSDEEVQLGFVEGAAPPPGLRYRFLADDELSVYVSPDHPWAESRRISGWTLAKTPLVTREEGSGCRAVVARALTEHGVDRTLLVQPALELASNTAVLESAAANVAPAVISTCTAVGYLEKRRLVRVRVDRVSFRRQLGAIWKQGSQPPGFAARAFLETARSIEKAPAAQLH
- a CDS encoding branched-chain amino acid ABC transporter ATP-binding protein/permease, encoding MISESVLVFIALNAIFAFSFYAVLVAGQLSLGQAGFAGIAAFTAAAITPAPTTWGTIPTLLFAIAVGMVVGALAATILGLPTMHLRGVFLAIATLGFAEAIRIFILNQEWTGGAQGIQVPKILTPTIAWVILALVAYWFWRQGRSRYGRALEAIREDELAARAIGIDVGRHRLSAFIAAGAIAGLYGVLWAFYMRLVAPEDFGFSTAIDGLVTAVVGGTTNFFGPLLGSGFQTMLPEVQRMIGIDAGWIRPFISGLLLLIVILYLPGGIASLVPRRKQKIDVEALKTINAEGLALREHPKAGETVIELKGLAKEYGGVHAVQGVDLTVRSGDVVGLIGPNGAGKTTLVNMISGLIPPTSGTATVLGVDISKTPVHKVAAAGLTRTFQHSKLFNRLSALENVLIGTHLIAKPTFLRRLIWLPSAKRDEQIALAHAARCLDKVGLLDKANVEAGALSYGDQRRLEIARALAADPSVLILDEPAAGMNHVEAEGLSALITQLAADGLTVIFIEHNVGMVLGTCNHIAVLNFGKMLASGTPEEIAADERVIEAYLGAATEDDDAKQESGEAVSE
- a CDS encoding alpha-hydroxy acid oxidase encodes the protein MTGSQSPRNIRRSVPKWSDISSYLEFKKPKFNATERRLSQALTVKDLAKIARRRTPRSVFDYVHGAAEGEVSIARARSTFQKVEFMPRVLHDVSDVSTETTILGKPAAFPLILAPTGFTRMMQHEGEVAVARSAARAGVPYSLSTMGTTSPAELVTEVPDGNNWFQLYLWKDREASRQLIDEVRKAGYDTLVLTVDTPVAGNRLRDERNGLTIPPTLSLKTMIDFALYPQWWGNVLTTEPIEFASFRSFNGTVAELVGQMFDPALSMNDVQWLRDEWEGKLVIKGIQSVEDARRVLDLGVDGMVVSNHGGRQLDRAPTPLELLPYVAEAVNERAEIYIDTGILSGADVLAAVGLGATAAMVGRAYLYGLMAGGERGVDKMFDIMRAEAVRTMQLMGAQNVSELRGRVTLP
- a CDS encoding ABC transporter substrate-binding protein, producing MMKNTLRTVALASAAALVLSGCSSSNDTAGSGELVGTGSGDQCTIDAPVTLGAALSLTGGAASYGESQKKGIDLALEELTEQGGIDYKVEIEDDASEPRQAISVMEDLVKKGASGVLGPTLSNTAFQAMPVAQDAGMPVMGISTTASGVTDMGEYVFRDSLTEAQVIPQTIEAAVAENDIKKVVVMYSNDDAFTESGYKVMAEALEDQGIEVLDTLTFSANDTDFRSLLTAAQAEKPDALIVSALIEAAIPLVTQAREAGIDAPIVGGNGFNNPLLMQDGGEAAEGVIVGAAWNSASDTPENQEFLAAFEAKFGHQPDQFAAQAYTGLKLYDAAIRSECSAERDTLQQSLGALKNVSTPLGEVSFNANRDAEHPAVVQIVKDGTFAVLN
- a CDS encoding OsmC family protein, whose product is MRASERRFSRKHVIEAEGLDSIEASAARVFHGDADRWNPELLLISAVAECHMMTFLFLAKREGLEIVDYQCRAEGTLSIDPDGVGGEFAEIALFPVVSFRDRAEAGTGDEATIIGLHTEVEKYCFIARSVKAPITVHPSQRAVAE
- a CDS encoding ABC transporter ATP-binding protein; the encoded protein is MSEPILSVKDLAVSYGKVQAVRGVSFDVAEGTLVTLVGANGAGKSSIINAITGMLKPSGGSITFEGRNITRTSAHKLVKQGLVQVPEGRQILSTLTIEENMQLGAKNHRKGSAQAIGEMFERFPVLGERRHLAAGSLSGGEQQMLAIARAMLTKPHLILMDEPSMGLAPKIVDEVFKVIEEIRASGSTVVLVEQNARRALQAANDGHILQNGEVVRSGSARDLLADDSIIQAYLGTGGTTAS